The window GCGCGACTCCCAGGCCAACAAGGTGCAGCAGCGCCAGGCCCTGGGCGAACAGCTGCAGGGGCTGCGCGAGCTGGCCCGCGACGGCTATATCCCGCGTAACCGGCTGCTCGACAGCGAGCGCCTGTATGCCCAGGTCGAGGGTTCGATTGCCGAGGACTTCGGTCGTATCGGCCAGTTGCAGCGCCAGGTGCTGGAAATGCGCCTGCGTATCCGGCAACTGGCCGAGGAGTTCCAGAAGGAGGTGCGCAGCCAGTTGGCCGAGACCCGCGTGCGCAGCGACGACCTGCGCAGTCGCCTGGCCTCGGCGGAATTCGAGTTGGCCAACAGCCAGTTGCGTGCACCAGCGGCGGGGATCGTGGTCGGCCTCGACGTGTTCACCGAGGGTGGGGTGGTCAAGCCGGGCCAGGCACTGATGGAGATCGTGCCGCAGGACGAGCCGTTGCTGATGGAGGCGCGGGTGCCGGTGGACCTGGTGGACAAGGTGCACCCGGGACTGCCGGTGGAGCTGATGTTCCCGGCGTTCAACCAGAGCACCACGCCACGGGTGGCGGGCGAGGTGTTGCTGGTCTCCGCCGACCGCCAGGTCGACGAGCGCACCGACGAGCCTTACTACACCTTGCGCGCGCGGGTCAGCGCCGAAGGCATGCAGCAGTTGGCCGGCCTGCAGATCCGTCCCGGCATGCCGGTGCAGGCGTTCGTGCGGACCGGTGAGCGCTCGATGCTCAACTACCTGTTCAAGCCGCTGCTGGACCGGACCCATATGGCGTTGGTGGAGGAATGAGTGTGCGTGTGTGGATCGGCCTGCTGGCCGTCTTGCTGAGCAACCCGAGCCAGGCGTTGGGACTGCTTGAAGCCTATGACCTGGCGCTGCGCAACGACCCGACCTTCCAGGCCGCCATCAGGGAGCGCGATGCCGGCGAGGAGAATCGTGTGATCGCCCGTGCCGGTCTGTTGCCGACACTGAACTGGACCTACAACAACTCGCGCAACGAATCCGAAGTCACCCAGGCTACGGCCTTCGGCAAGGTCACCAGCGATCGCGACTACCGCAGCTACGCGGCGAGCCTGACCTTGCAGCAACCGTTGCTCGACTACGAGGCCTATGCCCGCTATCGCCAGGGCGCGGCCCAGGCGTTGTTCGCCGACCAGCGTTTTCGCGGCAAGAGCCAGGAACTGGCGGTGCGTTTGTTGAGTGCCTACAGCGAGGCCCTGCTGGCCCAGGAGCGCATCGAGTTGAGCCGTGCCCAGCGCCGCGCGTTGGCCGAGCGGCTGGAGTTGAACCAGCGGCTGCTCAAGGGCGGCGAAGGTACCCGTACCGACCTGCTGGAAACCCAGGCCCGCCTGAGCCTGACCCAGGCCGAGGAGATCGAGGCGCAGGACAGCCAGGATACTGCGCTGCGCAGCCTGGAGGCGATCGTCGGGCAGCCGCTGCTGGTCGATGACCTGGCTCCCCTGGCGACACATTTCTCCATCGAGCCGTTGCAGCCCCAGCGCTTCGAGACCTGGCGCGACATGGCCCTGGCCAACAACGCCGAGCTGGCGTCGCAGCACCACGCCTTGACCGCCGCCGAGTACGAGGTGGAACGCAAGCGGGCGGGGCACCTGCCCAAGGTCAGCCTGTATGCCACCAGCCGCCAGACCAGTTCCGATTCCGAGAGCAGCTACAACCAGAAGTACGACACCAATACCATCGGTATCCAGGTCAGCGTACCGCTGTTCGCCGGTGGTTCGGTTTCGGCCTCGACCCGTCAGGCGGCCAGCCAGCTGTCCCAGGCGCAGTACGAACTGGATGCGCAGACGGTGACCACCCTGGTGGAGTTGCGCAAGCAGTTCAACCTCAACACCAGTGGTGCGGCGAAGGTCCGTGCCTATGAAGTGGCGGTGAGTTCGGCGACGGCGCTGGTGGAGGCGACCCGCAAGAGCGTGCAGGGCGGCGAACGGGTCAACCTCGATGTGCTGGATGCCGAGCAGCAATTGTTCAGTGCCAGGCGCGACCTGGCGCAGGCGCGGCATGCCTATCTGCTGGCGCGGATCCAGTTGCGGTTCTATGCCGGGGTGCTGGAGGCGGGTGATTTGCAGGCGCTGGCCGGGTATTTTCGGCCGGCGGGTTAAAGCATTTGCAGGCTCCAGTTTTTGGGGGGCAGTCCACAACTGTGGGAGCCAACTGTCTTTAACTCCCCCTGCGATGAGCGGTCGGATACTGGCCGCCGTTGGCGGTTCGCGGATAAATCCGGCTCCCACAGTACCGTGCAGTACACAAATCTTGTGATCGACGCAAACTGTGGGAGCAGGATTTATCCGCGAACAGGGCCCGCAAGCCTTACTCGTCAGAATGAACTTGACGCTTTTTCATCCAGGGAGAATACTCGGCGCAAATTCATATAGATGACTGGATAACTACAAAAATGAATACCCTCTCCAGCGACGAACGTCTCCCGCTCTATCAGCGCCTGCGCGACGAACTGGCCCGGCAGATCGCCAACAACCGCTGGCGCCCGGGCGAGGCGATTCCCACCGAAGCCGTGCTGGCCGGCGAGTACCAGCTGTCCATCGGCACCGTGCGCAAGGCCGTCGACAAGCTGGTGGAAGAGGGCGTGCTCGAGCGCCACCAGGGACGCGGCACCTTCATCCGTCGGCCGCAGTTCCAGTCTTCGCTGTTCCGTTTCTTCCGCTTCCAGAACCTGGCCGGTGAGCGCCAACTGCCGCAGAGCCGGATTCTCACCATCGATTCGCTGCCCGCGCCGTCGGCCGTCAGCCAGGTCCTGGGGCTGCCGCCCGAGGCCGAGGTGATCCGTCTGGTTCGCCTGCGCCTGCTCGAAGGCACGCCGGTGCTGGCCGAGGAAATCTGGCTGCCCAAGGGGCCCTTCCAGGCCCTGCTGACGGTCGACCTCGACCAGCAGGGCCCACTGCTCTATCCGATCTACGAAACGCTCTGCGGCCAGGTCGTGGCTTGTGCCGAGGAAACCCTGACCGCCGAGGCGGTGGGCGAGGTGCATGCCCGGCTGTTGCAGATCGAGCCAGACAGCCCGGTGGTGGTGATCGAGCGGTTGGCCCGCGACTACGCCGGCCAGCCGCTGGAGTGGCGTCGCTCGCGCGGTCATGCCAGCCACTTCCGCTATAACGTCGAGATTCGCTGAGTCCTGCCTGGGCTCCCCGTTGGTCTACAAGGATAAGAAATCATGTTCAGTTGGTACCGCGATATCACTTCGAGGGAGCGCAAGACGTTCTGGGCCTGCTTTGGCGGTTGGTCCCTGGATGCACTGGAAGTGCAAATGTTCGGCCTGGCGATTCCCGCGCTGATCGCCGCCTTCGCCTTGAGCAAGGGCGAGGCCGGCATGATCAGCGGCGTGACGCTGGTCACCTCGGCGATCGGCGGCTGGCTGGGTGGCACACTGTCCGACCGTTATGGCCGGGTGCGCACCCTGCAGTGGATGATCCTCTGGTTCTCGCTGTTCACCTTCCTCTCGGCCTTCGTGACCGGCTTCAACCAACTGCTGATCGTCAAGGCGCTGCAGGGTTTCGGTATCGGTGGCGAGTGGGCGGCGGGCGCGGTGCTGATGGCCGAGACCATCCAGTCGCGCTATCGCGGCAAGGTGATGGGCGCGGTGCAGAGTGCCTGGGCGGTCGGCTGGGGCGCGGCGGTCGGGGTGTTCACCCTGGTCTACACCTTCGTGCCGGAGGCCATGGCCTGGCGAGTGATGTTCCTGGTCGGCCTGTTGCCGGCGCTGCTGGTGATCTACGTGCGTCGCAGCGTGGTCGAGCCCGATGCCGGCCAGCGCCAGGCCAGGATCCAGGGGCGTGGCCTGCTGGCGTCGATGGCGGCGATCTTCCGCCCCGAACTGCTGCGGGTCACGCTGCTGGGCGGCATCCTCGGCCTGGGCGCCCACGGTGGCTACCACGCGGTGATGACCTGGTTGCCAACCTTCCTCAAGACCGAGCGCAACCTCTCGGTGCTGAGTTCCGGTGGCTACCTGGCGGTGATCATCGTCGCCTTCTGGTTCGGCTGCGTGGTCAGCGGGATGCTGCTGGACCGCATCGGCCGGCGCAAGAACATCATTCTCTTCGCCTTCTGCTGCGTGATCACGGTGCAGTGCTACCTGTTCCTGCCGCTGAGCAATGCGCAGATGCTGTTCCTCGGATTCCCCCTGGGCTTCTTCGCCGCGGGCATTCCGGCCAGCCTCGGCTCGTTCTTCAACGAGCTGTACCCGGCGGACGTGCGTGGTGCCGGCGTAGGCTTCTGCTACAACTTCGGCCGGGTGCTGTCGGCGGTGTTCCCGTTCATGGTCGGGCATATGAGCGAGTCGATGTCGCTCGGCTCGGCGATCGGTATCGATGCCGGGATCGCCTACGGCGTGGCGGTGCTGGCCGCGCTGGCCTTGCCGGAAACCCGTGGGCGCAACCTGCAGGACGCTACGCCGCAGGCGGAGGCCGGCAAGGGGGCAGGCCAGTTGTCCCACTGATTCCACTTTTTTCCTGCCTTGCTCGGCCTGTATGGGAGCCGGCTTGCTGGCGATAGGGGGCTGTCGGCCGACAGCCTTGTCATCTGCTACACCGCTATCGCCAGCAAGCCGGCTCCCACAGGGTGGGGCGGGGTCCTTGAGTTCATAGATGAGTTCCATGTCCGAGATTTGCCCATTGCCCATCAGCGGCATCGATGCCCACGCCCATGTCTTCGAACGCGGCCTGGGTCTGGCGACCGTGCGCCGCTATGCGCCGGAGTATGACGCCACCCTGGCCGACTACCTGGCACGGTTGGAGGAAAACGGCTTGAGCCATGGCGTGTTGGTGCAGCCGAGTTTTCTCGGCAGCGACAACCGTTATCTGCTGGCCGCCTTGCAGCAGGCCCCTGAACGGCTGCGCGGGGTGGTGGTGGTCGAGCGCGATATCGCGTTCGACGAGCTGCAGCGCATGGCGGCTCTTGGCGTCGCCGGCGTGCGATTGAACCTGATGGGCCAACCGCTGCCGGACTTTACCGAGGCCGGCTGGCAGGCGTTTTTCCGGCACCTGCGGCAGTTGGACTGGCATGTCGAATTGCACCGCCACCTGGAGGATCTGCCGGGGCTGGTCCAGCCGCTGCTGGCGATGGGCTGCAAGGTGGTGGTCGATCATTTCGGTCGCCCCGACGCGGGACTCGGTACCGAGCAGCCGGCCTTCGCCCGCCTGCTTGAACTGGGTGCCAGTGGGCGCTTGTGGATCAAGGTTTCAGGTATCTACCGACTGGGTGGGAGCGCAGCGCAGAACCTGCATTTTGCGGAGAAGGCGCTGTCGCTGATGTTGCAGGGCCTGGGGCCGGACCGCCTGCTGTGGGGCAGCGACTGGCCGCATACCCAGCACGAGCAGGAGGTGAATTTCGCCAGCGAATTCGATCGCCTGCGCCGCCTGGCCTGCGCACCGTCGCTGCGCCAGCATCTGCTGTGCAATACGGCGGCGGAGCTGTTCGGCTTCGTTCGGGCCGACTGACACTCCGTCAGCCGACCCTCACCGGGTTCAGCGGCGGACGAGCAGGACCCCGGATTCCATGTGGTGGGTCCACGGGAACTGGTCGAACAATGCACAACGCTCGATGCGATGGGTGTCGTGCAACTGGGCGATGTTCGCCGCCAGGGTTTCCGGGTTGCAGGAAATGTACAGGATGTTGTCGAAACGCCGGGTCAGCTCGCAGGTGTCCGGGTCCATGCCGGCGCGCGGCGGGTCGACGAAGACGCTGCCGAACTGGTAGCTCTTCAGGTCGATGCCTTGCAGGCGACGGAATGGCCGCACTTCGTTCAGCGCTTCGGTCAGCTCCTCGGCCGACAGGCGTACCAGGGTCACGTTGTCCACGGCATTCTCGTCGAGGTTGCTCAGGGCCGCATTCACCGAGGTCTTGCTGATCTCGGTGGCCAGCACCTTGCGCACCCGGGTCGCCAGAGGCAGGGTGAAGTTGCCGTTGCCGCAATACAGCTCCAGCAAGTCATCCGCACGCTCGCCCAGGGCGTCATGGGCCCAGTTGAGCATCTTCTGGTTCACCGTGCCATTGGGCTGGGTGAACGCCCCCTCCGGTTGCCGGTAGCTGAAGCTGCGCCCGGCGATCTCGAATTTCTCCACCACGTAGTCGTGGCCGATCACCACGCGCTTGCCCTTGGAGCGACCGATGATGCTGACGCCGAGATCGGCGGCCAGTTGTTCGGCAGCGCTCTGCCAGTGCTCGTCGAGCGGACGGTGATAGCACAGGGTGATCATCGCGTCGCCGGCCAGGGTGGTCAGGAACTCCACCTGGAACAGCTTGTGGCTCAGCGGTGCGCTGGCCTGCCACGCCGCCTTGAGCCGGGGCATCAGTTCGTTGATGCGCAGGCTGGCGATCGGGAACTGTTCGATCAGGATCGGCGTGCGCTTGTCGTCCTGGGCGAACATCGCGTAGTGGCGCTCGCCGGCTTCGCGCCACAGGCGGAACTCGGCGCGCAGGCGGAAGTGTTGCAGTGGCGAGTCGAAGACGTGCGGCTCGGGAGCATCGAACGGCGCCAGCAGGTCGCGCAGGCGCGCGACCTTGTCGTTGAGCTGGGCGGTGTAGGTGGCGGAATCGAAAGTCATGCGTTGAACCAACCCAACTTGATCACGAATAGAATCGACAGGATCACCAGCGCCGGGTTCAGCTCACGGCCACGGCCGGACAGCAGCTTGATCGCGGTCCAGGCAATGAAGCCGAAGGCGATGCCGTTGGCGATCGAATAGGTGAATGGCATGGCCAGGGCGGTGACCACCACGGGCGCGGCTTCAGTGATGTCTTCCCAGTTGATTTCCGCCAGGCCCGAGGTCATCAGCACGGCCACGAACAGCAGCGCTGGCGCGGTGGCGAAGGCCGGCACGCTACCGGCCAGCGGCGAGAAGAACAGCGCCAGCAGGAACAGGATGGCGACCACGATGGCGGTCAGGCCGGTGCGGCCGCCGGCGCTGACGCCCGCTGCCGACTCGATGTAGCTGGTGGTGGTCGAGGTGCCCAGCAGCGAGCCGGCCATGGCCGCGGTGCTGTCGGCGATCAGTGCGCGGCCCATTTTCGGCATGTGGCCGTCCTTGCCCATCAGGCCGGCGCGCTTGGCGACGCCGATCAGGGTGCCGGAGTTGTCGAACAGGTCGACGAACAGGAAGGCGAAGATCACGCTGACCAGGCCGATGTCCAGGGCGCCCTTGATGTCCAGTTGCAGGAAGGTCGGCGCCAGCGACGGAGGCGTCGAGGTGATGCCGGCGAACGGGCTGAAGCCCATCAGGATCGACACGGCGGTGACGCCGAGGATGCCGATCAGCACCGCACCACGGACCTTCAGTGCATCCAGGGCGACGATCACGGCGAAGCCCAGGGTGGCGAGGATCGGCGCGGGTTGCTTGAGGTCACCGAGGCCGACCATGGTGGCCGGGTTGCCCACCACGATGCCGGCATTGTGCAGGGCGATCAGCGCCAGGAACAGGCCGATACCGGCGGCGATCGCCGAACGCAGCGGCAGCGGGATGCTGTTGATGATCCATTCGCGGATGCGGAAGATCGACAGCAGGAAGAAGCACACCGCCGAGATGAACACCGCGCCCAGTGCCACCTGCCAGGTATGGCCCATGTGCAGGACCACGGTGTAGGTGAAGAAGGCGTTCAGGCCCATGCCCGGCGCGAGGGCGATCGGGTAGTTGGCGATCAGGCCCATCACGGTCGAGCCGATGGCGGCGGCCAGGCAGGTCGCGACGAACACCGCGCCCTTGTCCATGCCGGTTTCGCCGAGGATGCTCGGGTTGACGAACAGGATGTAGGCCATCGCCAGGAAGGTCGTGACGCCCGCGAGAATCTCGGTGCGCACATTGGTATTGTGTGCCTTGAGTTGAAACAGCCTTTCCAGCATCTCTGCTCCCCATGGCGCATTGGCGCCGTGAATGAATCGGTCCCAACAGCAAAGCACAGACTCTGGTGGCCTGATGAGATTTGGCTGTGGGAAAACCGCGCATCATACCAGCCGGGCGCTGGAATAGGGACGCCGCTGGGTGGGTCCATTGCGTGGCGAGCGTGCGCGAACTACTCCGAAATCCGCCGACTGAGGCATACTCCCGGTAGAGAAGGGGGATAACCATGAAATCAGTGATTAATCGCCAGGCCCTGGGCCGGCTGCTCTGCGCCAGTGCACTGTCGCTGGCTGTGGTCGGGCCGCTGCATGCGGCGCCGGCGGCCGGGTTGAAAGGCGTGGGGATCTACACCGTGGCGTCCCAGGGCGTCATCGAGGACGTTTCCGACGGGCGTCGGCGGACGCAGAATGCCCATCGCGGACCGAACATCACGGTGACGGTGGTGGAGCTCGGTTACGGCCGGGCACCGGGCGCCACGTTCAATGGCAATCCGATCAGCTACAGCCGGCGCAACGCCCTGTGCGAGTTCAGCAAGCCGTTCGTACCCTGCAGCGGCGGCGCGACGGTCGGTTACAGCTATATCTACGACCTGGGCGACCAGCAGCAGGGCACCTTCAGTTTCAGCGATCGCTCACTGGCGATGCCGGTCCAGACCTTCACGGCGACCATCGACATCAACTGATGGCCGCGCTCGTGCGCCTGTGCTTCAGGCGGTTTCGGGCTGGCGCTCGTGCATGCGGTCGCGGTTGGCCAGGGTCGGGAACAGTTTCATCCAGGTTCCGGTGACCACCAGCGTGCCGATCCCGCCCAGCACCACGGCGGGCACGGTGCCGAACCAGTGGGCGGTCAGCCCCGATTCGAACTCTCCCAGTTGATTGGACGCGCCGATGAACAGGCCGTTGACGGCGCTGACCCGGCCGCGCATCTCGTCGGGGGTTTCCAACTGCACGAACGAGGCGCGGATCACCATGCTGATCATGTCCGCGGCGCCGAGCACCACCAGCACGGCCAGGGAAAACCAGAACGAGGTCGACAGGCCGAAGGCGATGGTGGCGACGCCGAACAGGCCGACGGCCGTGAACATCACCCGGCCGACCTTGCGTTCCACCGGGAAGCGCGCCAGCCACAGCGACATCAGCAGTGCGCCGACCGCCGGTGCCGAGCGCAGCAGGCCCAGGCCCCAGGCGCCGGTGAGCAGGATGTCCTTGGCGAACACCGGCAGCAGCGCGGTTGCCCCGCCCAGCAGCACGGCGAACAGGTCCAGGGAGATGGCGCCGAGAATGTCCGGCCGGCTGCGGATGAAACGGATCCCCGCCAACAGTGAGTCGAGGGTGGCCTTGCCCTTGTTCAGCGATGTCTGCCGCGCCGGCAGGTTGAGCATCAGCAGGCACGACACCACGTACAGCGCCACGGTCGGCCCATAGACCCAGACACTGCCGAACGCATACAGCAGGCCACCGATGGCCGGCGCGACGATGGTCGCCAGTTGCTGCGCCGACTGGGCAGCCGCCACGGCGCGGGGGAACAGCGCGGCCGGCACGATGGACGGCAGCAACGCCTGGGTGGTCGGCATCTCGAAGGAGCGCGCGCCACCGAGCAGGAACGCGAGGATGAAGATCATCTCGCGGCTGACCTGGTTGGTCAGGCTGCCGACCGCCAGGCTCAGGGCGATCAGCGCCTGCAGGGTCTGGCACAGCGCGGCGACCCTGCGTCGGTCGTAGCGGTCGGCGACATGCCCGGTGTGCAGCATGAACAGCACCCGTGGCGCGAACTCCACCAGCCCGACCAGTCCCAGGTCGAGCACATTGCCGGTCAGTTGATAGAGGTTCCAGCCGATAGCCACGGTGAGCATCTGGAAGCCGCTGGCGGTGAAGATCCGCGCCAGCCAGAACGCGAGAAAAGGGCGGTGATGACGCAGCAGCAAGGGTGTCTCGGTGGGCATCGCGGGCTCGCCTGAGCGGATGAAAGGGGAAGATTATCATTCCGATGTAACAAAAGGTTACTGAGCTATTCATCCATATGCCGCTCCGGCCTTTTCTGTGCGTTTTTTGCGGATCAGTTGCCTTCTGCTCCTGAGGCAACCTGTCGCGCGGCAACCGACCACGCCACCCGCTCATCGGAATGGGACTACTCTTTTAACGTTGGTTGATCCAGGTCAATTGCCTTCCTGGCGGTGATCTGGATCCGACTCCCTGCGTTGCGATGGGTTGAAAAAAGAGAACGAAGCCAAATTCGCCGCACTCCATATTCGTGGGGGCAGTGGCTGGGCCTGAAGGGCGACAGCCGGTATTACCTGACAGAGGAAAACTTATGTTCGGTTTAGAGGCACTAGATCTCGCCCGAATCCAGTTCGCATTCACCGTTTCCTTCCACATCCTGTTCCCGGCCATCACCATCGGCCTGGCGAGTTACCTGGCGGTACTCGAAGGCCTGTGGCTGAAGACGCACAACGACACCTATCGCGACCTCTACCATTTCTGGTCGAAGATCTTTGCCGTCAACTTCGGCATGGGGGTGGTTTCCGGGCTGGTCATGGCCTATCAGTTCGGCACCAACTGGAGCCGTTTCTCGGACTTCGCCGGCGCCGTGACCGGGCCGCTGCTGACCTACGAAGTGCTCACTGCCTTCTTCCTCGAGGCCGGCTTCCTCGGCGTGATGCTGTTCGGCTGGAACAGGGTCGGCCGTGGGCTGCACTTCTTCTCCACCGTCATGGTGGCGATCGGTACGCTGATCTCGACGTTCTGGATCCTGTCGTCCAATAGCTGGATGCAGACGCCGCAGGGTTACGAAATCGTCGATGGCCGGGTAATTCCGGTGGATTGGCTGGCGGTGGTGTTCAATCCGTCGTTCCCGTATCGACTGATGCACATGGCAACCGCCGCGTTCGTCGCGACGGCCTTCTTCGTCGGCTCCTCGGCGGCCTGGCACCTGTTGCGCGGCCGGGACAACCCGGCGATCCGCACCATGCTGTCGATGGCCATGTGGATGGCGCTGATCGTCGCGCCGATCCAGGCGGTGATCGGCGACTTCCACGGCCTCAACACCCTCAAGCACCAGCCGGCGAAAATCGCTGCGATCGAGGGTCACTGGGAAAACGTCGGCAACGAGCCGACCCCGCTGATCCTGTTCGGCTGGCCGGACATGCAGGCCGAGAAGACCCGCTTCGCCCTGGAGATCCCTTACCTGGGCAGCATGATCCTGACCCACACCCTGGACAAGCAGGTGCCGGCGCTCAAGGAATTCCCGCCCGAGGATCGGCCGAACTCGACCATCGTGTTCTGGTCGTTCCGGGTCATGGTCGGCCTGGGCTTGCTGATGATCTTCACCGGCCTGTGGGCGTTGTGGCTGCGCAAGCGTGACCGCCTGTACGAGAACCGCGCGTTCCTCTACCTGGCGTTGTGGATGGGGCCGTCCGGCCTGATCGCGATCCTGGCCGGCTGGTTCACCACGGAAATCGGCCGCCAGCCCTGGGTGGTCTATGGCCTGCTGCGCACGGCGGACGCGTCGTCCGGGCACAGCGTCATGCAGATGAGCATTACCCTGGCGTTGTTCGTCGTGGTGTATTTCTCGCTGTTCGGCGTCGGCCTGGGCTACATGATGCGCCTGGTGCGCAAGGGACCGAAGACCAACGAAGGCGCGGAAACCAGCCCGGGTGGTCCTGGCCAGAAACGCACGCCCGCCCGTCCGCTTTCCGCTGCCGATGAAGACAGCGAAAACGGCCATGGCGACAGCCTGAACAAGGGGAACTGAATCATGGGTATCGATCTTGCGCTGATCTGGGCCGTGATCATCATCTTCGGCATCATGATGTACGTGGTCATGGATGGTTTCGACCTGGGCATCGGCATTCTCTTTCCCTTCATCAAGGGCGACCGTGACCGCGATGTCATGATGAACACCGTGGCGCCGGTCTGGGACGGCAACGAAACCTGGCTGGTGCTCGGTGGCGCGGCGCTGTTCGGCGCCTTTCCGCTGGCCTACTCGGTGGTGTTGTCGGCGCTGTACCTGCCGCTGATCTTCATGCTGATCGGGCTGATCTTTCGCGGCGTGGCGTTCGAGTTCCGCTTCAAGGCCAAGGATGACAAGCGGCATATCTGGGACAAGGCGTTCATCGGTGGCTCGATCGCCGCGACGTTTTTCCAGGGCGTGGCGCTAGGGGCCTTCATCGATGGGATCAAGGTGGTCGACCGGCAGTTTGCCGGCGGCTCGCTGGACTGGCTGACGCCCTTCACGCTGTTCTGTGGCGTGGCGCTGGTGGTGGCCTATGCCTTGCTCGGCTGTACCTGGCTGATCATGAAGACCGAAGGCAAGCTGCAGGAGCAGATGCACGACCTGGCTCGACCGCTGGCGTTCGTGCTGCTGGCGGTGATCGGTATCGTCAGCATCTGGACGCCGCTGGCCCATGGCGAGATCGCGGCGCGCTGGTTCACCCTGCCGAACCTGTTCTGGTTCCTGCCGGTGCCGATCCTGGTGCTGGTGACCCTGTTCGGGTTGATCCGCGCGGTGGCGCGCAACGCGCACTACACGCCGTTCCTGCTGACCCTGGTGCTGATCTTCCTCGGCTACAGCGGCCTGGGCATCAGCCTGTGGCCGCACATCATCCCGCCGTCGATCTCGATCTGGGACGCCGCCGCGCCACCGCAAAGCCAGGGCTTCATGCTGGTGGGGACGCTGTTCATCATCCCGTTCATCCTGGGCTACACCTTCTGGAGCTACTACGTGTTCCGCGGCAAGGTGACTCACGAGGATGGCTATCACTAGACCCTGCGGCTGGTGCCCGGTCGGGTGCCACCCCTTCGATGACGAGGAAGCGGATATGAGCGGCAAGCCTTCATTGCAGGAAATCGAACAGGCCGAGAAGAAACCGCTCTGGCAGCGCCTGGGCTGGTTGGCGATGATCTGGACGGGCAGTGTGCTGGCGTTGTTCGTGGTCGCCAGCCTGATGCGCCTGTTCATGAACGCGGCTGGATTGACCACCCACTGACACGTTTTGATCGTGCCCACGCTCCGCGTGGGTACGCATCCCGTGACACTCTGGGTCACCTGGGCTGACGCCGAGCGCGGGAACGATCAGCTATCCTCTGATCCGCAAGCCAGCTCCCGGCCCGTTACTTGCGGGCCTTGAGCACCACGAACTTGGGCGTCGCCGCCACTTGCTCGACACCCCGGAACAACCGCGCCAGCTTGCTGTGATAGCCCAGGTGGCGGTTGCCGACGATATACAGCGCACCGCCGACTACCAGGGCTTCGCGGGCCTGCTGGAACATCCGCCAGGCTAGGAAGTCGCCGACTACCTGCTGTTGGTGGAAAGGCGGGTTGCACAGCACCACGTCCAGCGATTGCGGCGCTTGCCCGGCCAGGCCGTCGCCGGCGCGCACGCTCACTTCGCGCTCGCCCAGGATCGCCTGCCAGTTTTCCCGCGCCGATTGCACGGCCATGAACGATTCATCCACCAGCGTGTAGTGGGCCTGCGGATTCTGCAGGGCACTGGCGATGGCCAGGACCCCGTTGCCGCAACCCAGGTCGGCGACGCGGGCATTGCCCAGGTTGTCGGGCAGGTGCGGGAGGAAGGCGCGGGTGCCGATGTCCAGGCCCTCGCGGCAGAACACGTTGGCGTGGTTGAGCAGTTCGATCGCCGGGTGTTCGAGCCGGTAGCGGGTCGGGTAGGGCGATGGTGCGACAGGGCGGGACTCGGGCGTGGCGATCAGCAGGCGAGCCTTCTTCACCGCCAGCGAGGCCTGCACGGTACCGACGTAGCGCTCCAGCAGGTCACCGGCGGCCCGTGGCAGGTGCTTGACCATGGCCCCGGCAATCACCTGGGCGCCGGGGGCCAGTTGGCCCTGCAGGCGAATCAGTTGTTC of the Pseudomonas vanderleydeniana genome contains:
- the cydB gene encoding cytochrome d ubiquinol oxidase subunit II; amino-acid sequence: MGIDLALIWAVIIIFGIMMYVVMDGFDLGIGILFPFIKGDRDRDVMMNTVAPVWDGNETWLVLGGAALFGAFPLAYSVVLSALYLPLIFMLIGLIFRGVAFEFRFKAKDDKRHIWDKAFIGGSIAATFFQGVALGAFIDGIKVVDRQFAGGSLDWLTPFTLFCGVALVVAYALLGCTWLIMKTEGKLQEQMHDLARPLAFVLLAVIGIVSIWTPLAHGEIAARWFTLPNLFWFLPVPILVLVTLFGLIRAVARNAHYTPFLLTLVLIFLGYSGLGISLWPHIIPPSISIWDAAAPPQSQGFMLVGTLFIIPFILGYTFWSYYVFRGKVTHEDGYH
- a CDS encoding DUF2474 domain-containing protein, whose protein sequence is MSGKPSLQEIEQAEKKPLWQRLGWLAMIWTGSVLALFVVASLMRLFMNAAGLTTH
- a CDS encoding methyltransferase, which encodes MPLLESPFAHLDLIRQPEQQGEPLQAFDAADQYLLGHLAEQGVSRDTRVLVLNDSFGALAASLEGHVQLTSSGDSFLAAQGLEKNLARNGKAFDAVRHVPASETPVGPFDRVLIRVPKTLALLEEQLIRLQGQLAPGAQVIAGAMVKHLPRAAGDLLERYVGTVQASLAVKKARLLIATPESRPVAPSPYPTRYRLEHPAIELLNHANVFCREGLDIGTRAFLPHLPDNLGNARVADLGCGNGVLAIASALQNPQAHYTLVDESFMAVQSARENWQAILGEREVSVRAGDGLAGQAPQSLDVVLCNPPFHQQQVVGDFLAWRMFQQAREALVVGGALYIVGNRHLGYHSKLARLFRGVEQVAATPKFVVLKARK